From the genome of Stigmatopora nigra isolate UIUO_SnigA chromosome 2, RoL_Snig_1.1, whole genome shotgun sequence:
CTCATAATTTTAAGAGCACAAGATTGCAGCCAAGGCTTCCATATAATGCTTTGACAAACACTCACTTCCTCAAAAGGtaaaaacattgtgtttttaTGCTGTGCGACTTCCCAAGTTGAACCCAGTTATGTTCAGACTTTAATTTACTttactgtaatttaaaaaaacatagttatGTTAAGGTTCctaaacaatgttccctctaatgtgcgcaattgcgcactactctcgtcttctctgcgcagcagcaatcgtATGGCGCGCAgttaataaaatacaaacttttttttttggacctgaTAGGACCTGATTTCATTATTATGACTTTTTTCCCTCACCTTAAGGaagtttttgtttgtaaatatgATCTGCTTGTGCATTAAAATGACTTGTTGAAGTATTTCAAAGCCCTTCATGTCAATGTCTTTAAATTGTATCAGCTGTGAGGATGTGGAAGAGGACCTAAATAAGAACCCAGCCAAGATGTTTATGAAAACATGTGGCCCAGACGTGACCAGAGGTTACCTACCAAGGCTCATCTCCATTGAGGAGGACCACCTGCCACATTTGCTCCAAAATGGCGCCTACACTCAATTCCCTCTTCAGCCATATAATAAAGGCGAGGAAGTGACAGACCAGGAAGAGAATATAGACTTGATGATGAGTGATATTTATCCTGATCAGCATCATTTGTCGGATGAAGTTGAAGAAATGTACCAAACTCCCACATCTCCAAGGGGTCAACCTGTTGGCAAGGAGACCAGCATAAATGTAAGCAtttatttgagtttgatttattccaGCTAGTTTCAACATCGTTAATCTTGTGTACTATTTGTAGGAAGAAAGCAGTCCCTCGTTGCCAGACCGCCTCTTTAAAATCGTACTTGTGGGGAATTCTAGTGTTGGCAAGACCTCACTCCTACGACGCTTTTGTGATAATTGTTTCCATTCTGACACATCTGCCACTGTTGGTATGAATACATTTATCAATTCCTTTGTTATAAAAACTGGATtgataacattaaaatgaatgcaagCAGCCATACGTACAAGTTCCAGTTACTCAAAAGAAGGTACAAATAtcatgttcatattgtaattgcaGGTTTGGACTACAGTGTGAAAACAATAATGGTGGATAACAGCCAGGTGGCACTGCAGGTGTGGGATACGGCAGGACAAGAAAGGTCATAAAACTTTAATATccattaaaattgttttatggTGAcagtttgactttaaaaaaatgactttactaCTTCCGAGACTTCTCTATTTCTTCTTTCGGAATGACCGCTGTTGATCTTATCTGTATTATTTCCCCATTTAAGGTATCGAAGCATTACCAAGCAATTTTTCCGCAAAGCTGATGGTGTGGTTGTAATGTATGACATAACAGTTCAGCAGAGTTTCACAGCTGTCAGGGAGTGGCTCACAAGTGTAAAGGTGAAACTtaatgtttgttcattttctccTCGTTGTCTAGATTTAAACCTTAAATGCCTGTCTTTTAGGAAGGCTCAGGCGAAGACATAACTTTAATGCTGTTGGGAAACAAAACCGACTTGGAACGGGAAAGACAAGTGCAGAAAGCAATGGGGGAGAGGCTGGCTAAGGTCAGTCTTATTTTCCTTGTCATGAAATTGCAGAAAGTTTGACTATTTTATTACCAGCTATAATTTCTTTGTTTTCCAGTGGCATTGTGGGGAAATTTGATTTATGTGTGTTTTAAAGGACTGTCAGATGACTTTCTTTGAGTGCAGTGCATGCTCAGGGCAAAATGTAGTAGAGGCCATGCTTCATTTGGCTAGGTAAGTTggatatgtttttctttttggtaaaatcaccaaaattcatttgcaaaaagtgtcattttgaaatgaaacaatcAAACTAGGTTTGAATGTCAAGCTCATTTTAACTACTCATTCCCAATGTGAGCATCAGATATGTTTTACTCAAATATGATGCTGACAGGGTGTAAATGCAGACTTTTTGATTTTCTTTCCATTGTCTCAGAACCCTAAAAGAGCAAGAAGATCGAGAAAAAGAGAAGACTGTCCAGTTGATCAACAGCTcaatggagaagaagaaaatctGCTGCtaacaaacagataaaacacttgCACATTGTCACTTccccttattattattattatcattattatctcTTCAACTTATTTTCAATCATcaaattcttttaaaatgttgccCTTTTCAGTCACGCtgtcatattttaaatatatatcaatTCAAGCTGTATTTTTCCACATCATTCAATCATCTTTTGCAGTACAGCAGAACAGAAATATATgtgaaatgacatttaatgtTTTCTGGTGTTCTTGCAATCGGTGTCCTGGTATTGTTTCTTATCACTGCTTTGTTTAATGTCTTGCTCACTAGGTTCTTATGAGTATTATAATGTGTAGCATTTGCGGATAGAGCATTgtatatattgttattttattctccatttttttgtagtgtagTGGCGATTCTTTGAAGATTTGACTTGCAGACAATCACATTATTTGATTGTATCgaaaacatttacataaaatgcaCAGGATTCACTTGCCAAGTATTTTATACACGTAATACTATTCATTATTTAATGTTATACCAAGTTATATATTATGTATGTGACCTCAGATACAATTGTAATTCACTCACTATTAGGGGTTCACTACATCTGTTGCCTTGCATATCAATTTTATGTGTATACACTGATATTTAATTCATGAAAATAATAAAGCATTGAATATTGTTCATAAAGTTTCAatgttctatttatttttcaacgAACGAGTGGGCAGTTTTTCACAGTGcaatttattcaattttcaAGACATCACAACAGGATTTGGAATACATACATTACAAATCAAATATGATTAACTGGAAGAGACATAAAAACATGCTTCTTATATATCTAGTAGCATTTAAATCAACACCCTCAAAAGAGTTCCCAAATATAGTATAAGCAGTGCTGTGATTTTACGcacatatttttaacaaaatacgTACATGTGTACTGTGTATTCTGTAAGATAGATACAAGGGACTAAGAGTTTTACTTTTCTTCAATAATAGATCAAACCTATACTTTATATTGGAAGTCCTTAGAGGGTATACCTTAGTCACATTATGCAAAGTATTTAGCTTACTCTTAAACGTATTCTCCAGTCAGTAGTTTTTGTCTATGTGGAATTCTGTAGGCCGTATTAAAATGACCAGGAAAATTGTTTGTTGTGGTTAACAACAGTGTTCACAAGTCGTGTAGAAACAAATGAAATGTTAACTTATTGTTACTAATGTAAATGCAGCattgaaaataagaaccagGAACACTTGGGAACTTGGTCAAGGCATTAAGCAAGGGAAACAAACCAGCTATTTCAAGAGGAGACCCATTACATTAAGAGCTATATGGTTTTGATTGTGTGATCTTTATCATTTCAGTTGCAGTTTCTGGTGATGTATCATAGTAATCTTTGTGTCATAGAATTTTGGATACAGCTTGATCATTGGATCACATTAGTTTTTTTCACTATTAGTGGCATAGCAGAAAACTGTGTGGAAAAATCTTTTCAAACTGATGACACAGAACACAATATGGAATTCTGCAACAGTTGAAATCGCCCATCACACAAGGTATTAGTACACTAACTATAAAATACATTACCTTTTCACATAGCACCTAATAAGTAGCCCTGCTGCTTGTACACTTCCTGCAGCACGGTAAAGGTAATCCTTGGCTATGGTGCTcaggtcaatatttttttcatcactaagcattacatACATTAATAATTTCATACCCAACCATAATTAAAACGTttcacacccaaaaaaaaagacatacccTCATAAACTGACATACACCCCACCCCTAATCAGTGTAATTCAAGTCATGGTGAAAAACAACACAAGTACATCACTTCATTTCACCAAAATGTACAGGTAGAATCAAAGTctgaacacaaacacacacattcacacaattACATTCAGAGGTGTTTAACAGTCTCCGCCCATTACTTTCTGTCCGACAGTGTGCTTGGCGACTTATTAGTGAGATCATTTCTGTCTGCCCCATCCTTCTGTCTGCTATTCACCAAGGCTCTTTTCTTCCTCTCAGGCCTTGGAATTGATGTCTCCTCTTAAACCTAACGCATCTTATAGTCATGGCCTATCGCTGCTTCGCACAGTTGTCCTTTAAAATCCAGCTCAAATGTAAAGTCCAAGTCCCGCTGCATTGAGAGAGAAAACTCAAGTCAATCCAAATGATCATTGCTCTCAATATTAGATTGTCATGGGTTGATATTTACACTTAAAATACGCCAGTAAAAATGCAGGGATTGAATTCAAAATGAAACATAAAGGTATTTTTGTAAATGCTGGACGGGTACACGTGCAAGAAGCTTCCTGATGAACTCTAACAACTGTTAATCAGCTGTTTTTTGCCAGGCTTTTCCTGAGATTCGTTTGTTTACTGTGCTCTATGTTTCCATTTTTagaggattttattttttcaaacagCTTATAAACCTAATTGAATGCTACAgttaacattcatttattttcattaccacttatccttacatatcccagcaaactGTGCAGTAGGCAAGAGACAACCCgaattggttaccagccaatcgcagggcacttaCAGACGAACAACaaatcacattcatacctaggtgcaattcACTTCATTTTTCCCCATCTCAAAAAGATATCAATCGTAATGATACCAATGGACAAAATAGTTTTGTTTAACACTTacgatatttttgtcatttggcTTCATTGCAATGCTGCCAGTAATTTCCTCTCCTCTTCGCACTGTCAAATAGTCCTCCAGATAGAAAACTGTCTGCTTCCAGTGCGTGAATGCAGCATTTGGAGCTGGCAGACAcatgtaacacacacacaaaagtacatgccatatatatatacagacatatatatgtatattttacacTCAATCCTATAATATCACTGCAAAACAAAGCATTACCAACTTAAGTAACATGAAAATCAGCTACACCTTACCTGTGGAGAATCCAGTCTTTTTATGACACTTGGTGAACTCAATATTGAAATAAGTGACCAATGCATGAATGTAGTCATTTCTCTGGATCTGCAGACAGAATGCTGACGTGAAAGACAGATCTTCAGTCTTCACCGTGTAGATGTCCACTTCCTAATAGTGGAAAGAGATGGATCTCTTACATAAATGTAAATTCACAGGTATTTCACTATACATCACGATggccagattttttaaaatactatatCTTTTTATATTAACTTTGGCAGCCCTTGAAGGCGATAGAAATCCAATTTATTTGTGACTGAGAGTCAAATACGTCAAATTGGATTTTACATCTACTCCCGTTAATAGAAGTGAAAGATAATCACTGCCAGTCTAATTTATCATAGAGCATGGTCATAATGAGCTCACTCTGCTCATTTGGAACTTCAGCGGGGAACCATTGTTCTCCTTGACAAGACGGACTTAATTACTAGTTTCCTTTCGTTATTTCCAATGTGACGCTGATTCTGCATGACCTCAGAGTAACATTTCACAATTAGCATCAGACACTGGTTAATGTCAAAAGAGTAGGAATAAGAGGAACAATGAGCAAGAAAGCAAAAAGCATCAAAAGAACAATGGCAATTTGGTAGTGTCAATATTGGCAATGAACAAGTCTTTTATATTTCATTATGGGTGAACAATATGGAATCTTTTAGAATGCATTTGACTCCCAACTTATATTTTGCACTTAAAAGAGTTTAACAGTGTTTTACTCTGCAAACCCAAATTCACACTTTGAAGAATGTTTTGTTCTACTATAATGGAAAATCTAGATCAAATTTTAATTGGAATAATTGAGAAAATGTAACTTTATGATAATTGAAAAGCTTGAAAAAAGTATCtaatttgattatttacttCACTAATTCTCAAGCTGTCTTGTACCAAGTGACACATTTTACATCAGTAAACTCTTACTGCACACTACCAATTAAAACTATGAcattgcatttaatttaatttggatCATGCAAAATACTCTACAAGTTGGTGTTGCACATTGACAAATTGGTTTAAATTAGTACATACAAGTCATAGTAAACATCATCATGCAACTGAGCACTGCCCAAATGGCCTATTTAAGTATTTCTTTTAGCTGTTTTAATGCTTATTGTGAGTCTGCTTACAAAACCAAGCTCAGAAACAACTTTAAAATGTAATCCAAGAAGTGACTAGTAATTCTGTAACTAATTCTATTCTTAATCTATAATAACACAGATTGCTACCCACTAGATGGTGTTATATCTTATTTTGACACTGGGTGAGAAGCATCTGGTTTCGCCTCACAAAAGCATGTCTTTCAAACCTCAAGTCTTTgcttggtttttgttccaagcaCAGACCGTTGAACCAACGTGGTTTATGCTAAAAACAAGCAGTACCGAACTGCTATTAACGAATGACACTTGGCTGGTGAAAAGGTCTTTTGTAGTTGAAATGAAAATCCTGCAGCTAGTGACTTAGTAACCAACGCGACCACTAAAGTACCCAATGTGGATAGTTTGGAGAACCTTGCTCTACAACATGTCACCCTAAGAAACTGAATAGAATACGGAAGAATGAACAAATTGATCATTATaatggtggagaaaaaaaaaacattgttaatggtcataaaaaaatggatggtacATACCTTGATAAGACAGGAATTGGTCACCACCTGTTTGGGATCCACTATATCGACCAGAGGCTCTTTCATTGCCACATTGCGAATACAAGTCATGTCAAAACCATACACATTCTCCCACCctgcagtagaaaaaaaacagtataattATTCTAGCGTGTGAAAGAATAAAGACGTTACTTGGAAATTCTTGTGTGCATTAAATAGCCATGGATATAGACATTGTTATGAGTTATGTGACTATAAAACCACAAGAACTGAATCTCTTCCAACATAGCACTTTTAATTTCTTACATTAGATCCTGCATTCTTTAGAAGCAATTTGCTATCATTCGACACGCATAAGAAAGACACGTTGTCTCAACATAAACTTCTTAAAGTGCTGCTTtcacaatttaaataaaaatacactgcAAAACATCATCCGATAGAACAAACTGATTCCGAGTTAAAGTCATGAGTGAGCACATTTTGGAGTACATTTGCCGGGTTATATAACCTATGATGTTCAACATTAAGATTAATGATGCTGTCCCTGTAGAAAGACGATGCTTTGCTAAGAGCAGTGCTTATGAAAGAGTGGGCTTTGCAGAAGGCCACTTCTAACTTGGTGCAGAGGTCAAATGAGGCCATCTGCCCACAGAAGGACAAGACGAGTGCAGATTGTGCATCACTCGTTTCAGTTCGTCCTGTGTGTAAACTTCATTTAcacaacattaaataaaatatattttaagagttAAAGTATTGTGCGGTACCGGCATAACTCCAGGATGCATCAACTGTGACACTTCCTTGCAATTAGCAAGTATTTCAACAGTTATGTGAAGTGATACAGAATACATGAAAGTCAACATGattgaatgcatttttgttgttgttattcaaCATGAAAAAAGGATTctctgaatgcattttttttgtcattattcaaCATGAAAAAGGATTCTCTCGTACCTCAAACTAATTAAATTATTTGCAAGGTTGTGGAGTTGTTATAGATGACTGCTGTTGTTTATGTTTCCTTTGACACATTTTGGAGAAATAGTTTTCGCTTTAAATATTGGGCAATTTGTGGTTTCTTCGGCAAGAAAACATCAGTTAAATTCAGTGTTTCTCAATGATGCTGAAGACAAAACCCTCAAACTAAAGCCACATGCCTTTTGTAGTGTTATTATAAAAATGGATATTCTTGTTGACCAATAGCCAAAATAAGTTTCTCACACTCACATTGTGGATCTACataatttttttacagtattgtgTTACTGCACACAAGAGACATTCAGTGAAGGTTTAGATAAAAAATTACAGTCAATAAGTTCTTAATGTTGGGAGTTGCTTTTCTGCAGTTTCCCTCACACTCAGCTTTTTTTGTGAGTCTTTTAGCTTCCCTTTTCTATTCAACATGACAAATACTCTCTTCTTTCAGATAGTCCTGAGTCGCTTCTAGAGTGTCTTTGGAGTCATTATTCAACTGCACCATGAAAGGCCTTCCTATCCTTTGTTGCATTGTATTCAATAAGagcaaaagaaaatacagtttaCATCTATTTATTCATGTCAGAAGTTACATCATCACTAAACACTAAGGACTCTCTCTATCTGTTCCATAAGGAGGCACACACATAACCCTCACTGTCTCTTCCATGTTCATAAATTCTTTCATTCATCCTCACTTGGGCCGCAGGGGGTACTGgagtggtggccagccgatcgcaaggcacaaggacacggacaaGCATTAACGTCCTCATaactagtggcaatttagagtgtccaaccagcccaCCACGCAtgatttttggaatttgggaacaaaccagagtacctgggaaaacccacgcaggcccgaggagaacagcaagctccacacagatggacatggcctggattcaaaccaaggaccccagagctgtgaggctgacgcactaaccactcaagtcGCCGTGCCTTCTTCGatgttttatataaatataatatggtATGTTCATATTTGCAATTATGTCAATGGAGCAAATACTTCTAAGATCATTACATTTGCCagatgaaaatgtgtgaaatatTACAAATTCTAGCATATTGACAGACATACTTACAATGTATTTTGAAGTCTTTATATTGCCTGTCCTCAATGGCCAAGATGTACAAAGAGGCACGATCGGGAAACATCAATCCACCAGGTttcttttaaagataaaaagcagAGATAATgggctttttctttttgctgtaATTTGCAATATTCACAGCTGTTCATTATCTGCTGCAAAGATTTTGCCTGCACAGGAACTAGGCGACAATTTTCATCAGGACATAATTCACACATGTTGTTAGTTAGTAAACCTAAGTTAATgccattaaaatgacaattaaaagtTTCAATTACCTGTTACTTTTATGGATTTTAAATTTTATCATGAGGAAGGCTATAGGAAAGTCAAATGGAATAATTTCACTGCAGAATCAATGTCCAATATGTTTGAACCGTGAAGGCTAGCAGTAAATGTTAAATGAGTTGACTTTACAAACggcaaacatgacatttttaatgaaatttcaGTGTGTTTTGTGTCATTAATGCTGTGTACCAGCCACTTGTCCCTGGCAAAGATGACCGTGTTCAGCATGGATTCATAGAAGAGACAATAGCCCATCCACTCTGATATAATGATGTCCACCTTCTCCACAGGGAGCTCCACATCCTCCACTTTTCCATTAATGATGGTGATCACTAAAACACACAATTTGAAAGGAATCTATGCAGTTGTCAAGGCAGGAAATATTGAAGATTTGATGTGGTGACATTGGTGGCGTAATTGTGTGAGAAAGGGATGATTTAAACCACAAACATAGACCGTCTGTACAAAGTATGTACCATTATGGTGATTTTAAGCATATGTGGGGCACAGCTGGAGGTTAACCAGATATTTTGTGAGACTCTGCAATTGGAGAAAAGTAGCTGACTATGGCTTTTGCCTGTTGGGTCGCAACTTTTTGAAAAGTAGCTGACTATGGGTCACAACTTTTTTGGCTGGACGCAAGAGTCAGTTTTAAGCACATCTTAGTCCTTGTGGCTCTTTTAGGTGATTGGCTTCtttgttttggatattttttctatCTCAAGCCAAgtatattttatcttatttatgtGAATCagatgaataaaatgtactagTGTACGCTGCAGTGTAAGTCATCGAATTAGGCCATTTTATGGAGTTTTGGTACTGCAGTCGGAAGCTCGGAAAAACATTTTCTCTCTAAAGTAGTGCTCCACTTGTTccctttttattgatttaactGCCTATGGGATGTCATGAACACATCTGTACATCTTGCATAGTTGTTTCAAATCTGTAACAGAACTTTCTATAGGGAAAttgtatgttaaaaaaatcatagaccatttttcaaatgataCATATTGTACAAAGTAagttaaatgaagaaaaatcacGATGGctgtaaaaacaaacttcaacaATGTAGACGTGTGCAAAGGGAATCACTGGTCTTCTCTATAGCAGTACAAAAATTCAACTCTTGCATTTACAATGGTAGCAATTAAGATTTTTGTGATAAAGTGAAAGGCACCAGAAAGATGAGAAATCTCCTACCACTGTCAAGGTGATTGGACTTGATGATCCTTTCTGAGTGTTCAGAAATACTTGAACATTCAATCTGGGGGAAGAACAGGAAAAGAATACAGCTCTGTCATCTTTTGGATAAAAGAGGAAACAGACATTATTTTATCTTCCAAGTCAATGCAACATTAGGAAGTGTGAGGTTCaatctccaatttttttttttcataaccaCATTATATTTCATCTGTCAGGGGTAATTTGGAAGTGCATCTGGTCGACATAAAAAACACATCAGAAGTAAAAAGAGATGAATAGAGAGTCTTGATGCAGTGTATTGTGAGACCTCAAGACTCCCAAGTTGTTTGGTTAGGTGCAACCAGACAACAGTTTGATGTTTCCAATAATGAGTTTTGATTCTTTGTGCCTCTCAAATAATGGGTTGGTG
Proteins encoded in this window:
- the LOC144193361 gene encoding protein arginine N-methyltransferase 8-B-like — translated: MGIKHSTRCMLLRRKMADSESIEPQQQPVRIIGSQLAQPSSLPKPVPSIQPTPRPPLPPHAATLASCPGRGKMGKLFNPDEMTSKDYYFDSYAHFGIHEEMLKDEVRTLTYRNSMYHNKHVFKDKIVLDVGSGTGILSMFAAKAGAKHVYGIECSSISEHSERIIKSNHLDSVITIINGKVEDVELPVEKVDIIISEWMGYCLFYESMLNTVIFARDKWLKPGGLMFPDRASLYILAIEDRQYKDFKIHWWENVYGFDMTCIRNVAMKEPLVDIVDPKQVVTNSCLIKEVDIYTVKTEDLSFTSAFCLQIQRNDYIHALVTYFNIEFTKCHKKTGFSTAPNAAFTHWKQTVFYLEDYLTVRRGEEITGSIAMKPNDKNIRDLDFTFELDFKGQLCEAAIGHDYKMR